The proteins below are encoded in one region of Neisseria macacae ATCC 33926:
- a CDS encoding alternative ribosome-rescue factor A, with the protein MSSKVQHNKGKIRDNALKALVKSDLFRHKVERKRKGKGSYNRQEAKKWRDGFDTVPPFLCLKRGSSRRSRKSL; encoded by the coding sequence ATGAGCAGTAAAGTGCAACACAATAAAGGCAAAATACGCGACAATGCCTTAAAAGCCTTAGTGAAATCCGATTTGTTCCGACACAAGGTGGAACGGAAAAGAAAAGGCAAAGGCAGCTACAACAGACAGGAAGCGAAAAAATGGCGGGACGGTTTTGATACTGTCCCGCCGTTTTTATGTCTTAAACGTGGAAGCTCTCGCCGCAGCCGCAAGAGTCTTTGA
- the waaF gene encoding lipopolysaccharide heptosyltransferase II: MSKKILIITPSWIGDCVMTQPLYRRLHELHPGCTIDAFAPKWSMAVFDRMPEISRVIENPFGHGALELKKRWRIGRELGKQGYDQVIVLPGSLKSALIAFATGIKQRTGYVGESRYLLLNDIRKLDKAALPLMVDRYTALAHPTQADFNGHSDNPRFTISPESRAAALAKYGLDTDKPVLAFCPGAEYGPAKRWPARHFAELGRRYLAQGWQVWLFGSQKDFDIAEEINRLSDDLCTNLCGKTNLSEAIDLLSCADTVVCNDSGLMHLAAALDRKLVAAYGSSSPDHTPPLSQKAKIVSLHLECSPCFKRECPLGHTDCLNKLTPDMVQKAAEELAQTESE; this comes from the coding sequence ATGTCCAAAAAAATCCTTATCATCACCCCGAGCTGGATTGGCGACTGCGTCATGACCCAGCCGCTTTACCGCCGCCTGCACGAACTCCATCCCGGCTGCACCATAGACGCATTCGCGCCCAAATGGTCGATGGCGGTGTTCGATCGTATGCCCGAAATCAGCCGCGTTATTGAAAACCCGTTCGGACACGGCGCGTTGGAACTGAAAAAACGCTGGCGCATCGGGCGCGAACTGGGCAAACAAGGTTACGACCAAGTCATCGTCCTGCCCGGTTCGCTCAAATCCGCCCTCATCGCCTTCGCCACTGGCATCAAGCAGCGCACCGGCTACGTCGGCGAATCGCGCTATCTGCTACTCAATGACATCCGCAAACTCGACAAAGCCGCCCTGCCCCTGATGGTCGACCGCTACACCGCCCTCGCCCACCCGACGCAGGCAGACTTCAACGGACATTCCGATAACCCGCGTTTCACCATTTCCCCCGAAAGCCGCGCCGCCGCGCTTGCCAAATACGGCTTGGACACGGACAAACCCGTTCTCGCCTTCTGTCCGGGCGCGGAATACGGCCCCGCCAAACGCTGGCCCGCACGCCATTTCGCCGAACTTGGTCGCCGCTATCTGGCGCAAGGCTGGCAGGTTTGGCTGTTCGGCTCGCAAAAAGATTTCGACATCGCCGAAGAAATCAACCGACTTTCAGACGACCTCTGTACCAACCTTTGCGGCAAAACCAACCTTTCCGAAGCGATTGACCTGCTTTCCTGCGCCGACACCGTCGTCTGCAACGACAGCGGCCTGATGCACCTCGCCGCCGCCCTCGACCGCAAACTCGTCGCCGCTTACGGCTCGTCCAGCCCCGACCACACCCCGCCCTTGAGCCAAAAAGCCAAAATCGTCAGCCTGCACCTCGAATGCTCGCCCTGCTTCAAACGCGAATGCCCGTTGGGACACACCGACTGCCTGAACAAACTCACGCCGGACATGGTTCAAAAAGCGGCGGAGGAATTAGCGCAAACGGAATCCGAATAA
- the iscR gene encoding Fe-S cluster assembly transcriptional regulator IscR: MRLTTKGRFAVTAMIDLAMNAQTGAVKLSAISERQSISLSYLEQLFSKLRRAGLVESLRGPGGGYILAAPPAQINIAQIISAAEDKLDATQCSSKANCHHGAPCLTHDLWENLNKTINDYLSSVTLQSIIEQKNCNDGSQVVTFTHIH; the protein is encoded by the coding sequence ATGAGACTGACCACAAAAGGGCGTTTTGCCGTTACCGCCATGATCGATTTGGCGATGAACGCGCAAACCGGCGCTGTCAAACTCAGCGCCATCAGCGAACGCCAAAGCATTTCGCTTTCCTATCTCGAACAACTATTCAGCAAACTGCGGCGTGCCGGGCTGGTTGAAAGCCTGCGCGGCCCCGGCGGCGGCTACATCCTCGCCGCCCCTCCCGCCCAAATCAATATCGCCCAAATCATTTCCGCCGCCGAAGACAAGCTGGACGCCACCCAATGCAGCAGCAAAGCCAACTGCCACCACGGCGCGCCCTGCCTGACGCACGACCTTTGGGAAAACCTGAACAAAACCATCAACGATTACCTCAGCAGCGTTACGCTGCAAAGCATCATTGAACAGAAAAACTGTAACGACGGCAGCCAAGTCGTTACCTTTACACACATCCATTAA
- the hscB gene encoding Fe-S protein assembly co-chaperone HscB, producing MSQYFTLFQLEPAFDIDAENLEQTYRALAARFHPDKFASASAFEQKQAVMMSSTINDAYRTLRNPIDRAAYLLKTLGIDADAPEHTSFAPEFLMQQMEWREALMDAQMAQNNEALRALDQEISCEQDKLYQDLRTAFAGKDHETAAQWVRHGRFLNKLRNEIAAALQD from the coding sequence ATGTCTCAATATTTCACACTCTTCCAGCTTGAACCTGCTTTCGATATCGACGCCGAAAACTTGGAGCAAACCTACCGCGCCTTGGCTGCACGTTTCCATCCTGACAAATTCGCTTCAGCCTCCGCCTTCGAGCAAAAGCAGGCAGTGATGATGTCTTCCACCATCAACGATGCCTACCGTACCTTGAGAAATCCCATCGACCGCGCGGCGTATCTGCTGAAAACGTTGGGCATAGACGCCGACGCGCCGGAGCATACCTCTTTCGCTCCTGAATTTCTCATGCAGCAAATGGAATGGCGCGAAGCGCTGATGGATGCGCAAATGGCGCAAAACAACGAAGCCCTGCGCGCGTTAGACCAAGAAATCAGCTGCGAACAAGACAAGCTATATCAAGATTTGCGGACGGCCTTTGCCGGGAAAGACCATGAAACCGCCGCCCAATGGGTGCGCCACGGCAGGTTTTTAAACAAACTGCGCAACGAAATCGCCGCCGCGTTGCAAGATTAA
- the iscU gene encoding Fe-S cluster assembly scaffold IscU: MAYSDKVIDHYENPRNVGTFDKGDDSVGTGMVGAPACGDVMRLQIKVNDEGIIEDAKFKTYGCGSAIASSSLITEWVKGKSLDDALAIKNSEIAEELELPPVKIHCSILAEDAVKAAVADYRKRQENK; encoded by the coding sequence ATGGCATACAGCGATAAAGTAATCGACCACTATGAAAATCCCCGCAACGTCGGTACTTTCGACAAGGGCGACGATTCCGTCGGCACCGGCATGGTCGGCGCCCCCGCCTGCGGCGACGTCATGCGCCTGCAAATCAAAGTGAATGACGAAGGCATCATCGAAGACGCCAAATTCAAAACCTACGGCTGCGGCTCGGCCATCGCTTCGTCCAGCCTGATTACCGAGTGGGTCAAAGGTAAAAGTCTGGATGACGCGCTGGCAATCAAAAACAGCGAAATCGCCGAAGAATTGGAATTGCCGCCGGTGAAAATCCACTGCTCCATTCTGGCGGAAGATGCGGTAAAGGCAGCCGTTGCCGACTACCGCAAACGTCAGGAAAACAAATAA
- a CDS encoding recombinase RecA, with protein sequence MPFTDEEAQSLLAVKGIGKTVLQRLQQMGLDDVATLAAADLDDVLEQGAKLTGSTCWKNSPQARAAMQAAVAWAQQRQATEN encoded by the coding sequence ATGCCTTTTACCGATGAAGAAGCCCAATCCCTGCTTGCCGTCAAAGGCATAGGTAAAACCGTATTGCAGCGTTTGCAGCAAATGGGTTTGGATGATGTTGCCACGCTGGCGGCAGCGGATTTGGACGATGTTTTGGAACAGGGCGCAAAATTGACCGGCTCGACCTGTTGGAAAAACAGTCCGCAGGCGCGTGCAGCCATGCAGGCTGCTGTTGCTTGGGCGCAGCAGCGACAGGCAACGGAAAATTGA
- the iscA gene encoding iron-sulfur cluster assembly protein IscA, with amino-acid sequence MITITENAAKYINSYLTKRGKGLGVRLGVKTSGCSGMAYNLEFVDEANEDDLIFEEHGARVYIDPKSLVYLDGTQVDYTKEGLQEGFKFENPNVKDSCGCGESFHV; translated from the coding sequence TTGATTACCATCACAGAAAACGCAGCCAAATACATCAACAGCTACCTGACCAAACGCGGCAAAGGCTTGGGCGTGCGCTTGGGTGTGAAAACCAGCGGCTGCTCGGGCATGGCATACAACCTTGAATTTGTCGATGAAGCGAACGAGGACGACCTGATTTTTGAAGAACACGGCGCGCGCGTTTATATCGACCCGAAAAGCTTGGTTTATCTGGACGGCACGCAAGTCGATTACACCAAAGAAGGTTTGCAGGAAGGTTTCAAATTTGAAAACCCGAATGTCAAAGACTCTTGCGGCTGCGGCGAGAGCTTCCACGTTTAA
- a CDS encoding low molecular weight protein-tyrosine-phosphatase: MKNHSVLFVCLGNICRSPMAEYVLRHRAREAGVAHRVRTDSAGTSGWHDGENMHQGTRKTLATHGIDHQGFTSSKVRSEDFDKFDFIIAMDDNNLAELEKMFGKHPDKIFKLTDLIPESGYRHVPDPWYTGDFDETFRLVDAGSTALLKKLGLV, from the coding sequence ATGAAAAACCATTCCGTACTCTTCGTCTGCCTCGGCAACATCTGCCGCTCACCCATGGCAGAATACGTCCTGCGCCACCGCGCCCGCGAAGCAGGCGTAGCCCACCGCGTCCGCACCGACAGCGCAGGCACATCCGGCTGGCACGATGGCGAAAACATGCACCAAGGCACGCGCAAAACCCTCGCCACCCACGGCATCGACCATCAAGGTTTTACCAGCAGCAAAGTGCGTTCCGAAGATTTCGATAAATTCGACTTCATCATCGCCATGGACGACAACAACCTTGCCGAACTGGAAAAAATGTTCGGCAAACACCCTGACAAAATCTTCAAACTCACCGACCTCATCCCCGAAAGCGGCTACCGCCACGTCCCCGACCCGTGGTACACCGGCGACTTTGACGAAACCTTCAGGCTTGTGGACGCAGGCAGCACCGCGCTGCTGAAAAAGCTGGGTTTGGTTTGA
- a CDS encoding IscS subfamily cysteine desulfurase: MTVKTPVYLDYAATTPVDKRVAEKMIPYLTETFGNPASNSHAFGWEAEEAVEKARADIAALINADPKEIIFTSGATESDNLAIKGAANFYKTKGKHLITVKTEHKAVLDTMRELERQGFEVTYLGVQENGLIDLEELKAAIRDDTILISVMWVNNEIGVVQDIPAIGEICRERKIIFHVDAAQACGKVPVDVEAAKIDLLSMSGHKVYGPKGIGALYVRRKPRVRLEAQMHGGGHERGFRSGTLPTHQIVGMGEAFRIAKEELEQDMAHYRKLRDIFLKGIEGIEEVYINGDLEHRAPNNLNVSFNFVEGESLIMAVKELAVSSGSACTSASLEPSYVLRALGRNDELAHSSLRITFGRMTTEEEVQFAAELIKSKIGKLRELSPLWEMFKDGIDLNSIEWAAH; this comes from the coding sequence ATGACCGTCAAAACCCCCGTTTATCTCGACTACGCCGCCACAACCCCCGTTGACAAACGCGTTGCCGAAAAAATGATTCCCTATCTGACCGAAACCTTCGGCAACCCCGCTTCCAACAGCCACGCATTCGGTTGGGAAGCAGAAGAGGCCGTCGAAAAAGCCCGCGCCGACATCGCCGCCCTGATTAACGCCGACCCCAAAGAAATCATCTTCACCAGCGGCGCGACCGAGTCCGACAACCTCGCCATCAAAGGCGCGGCAAACTTCTACAAAACCAAAGGCAAACACCTCATCACCGTCAAAACCGAACACAAAGCCGTGCTCGACACCATGCGCGAACTCGAACGCCAAGGTTTTGAAGTAACCTACCTCGGCGTACAGGAAAACGGTTTAATCGACTTGGAAGAACTCAAAGCCGCCATCCGCGACGACACCATCCTGATTTCCGTGATGTGGGTGAACAACGAAATCGGCGTGGTACAAGACATTCCCGCCATCGGCGAAATCTGCCGCGAACGCAAAATCATCTTCCACGTCGATGCCGCCCAAGCCTGCGGCAAAGTGCCTGTCGATGTCGAAGCTGCCAAAATCGACCTGCTGTCCATGTCTGGTCATAAAGTATACGGTCCCAAAGGTATCGGCGCACTGTACGTCCGCCGCAAACCCCGCGTCCGTCTAGAAGCCCAAATGCACGGCGGCGGCCACGAACGCGGCTTCCGCAGCGGCACCCTGCCGACCCACCAAATCGTCGGCATGGGCGAAGCCTTCCGCATCGCCAAAGAAGAACTCGAGCAAGACATGGCGCACTACCGCAAACTGCGCGACATCTTCCTCAAAGGCATCGAAGGCATCGAAGAAGTCTATATCAACGGTGACCTCGAACACCGCGCCCCAAACAACCTGAACGTCAGCTTCAACTTCGTCGAAGGCGAAAGCCTGATTATGGCGGTGAAAGAACTCGCCGTATCCAGCGGCTCCGCCTGTACCTCCGCCTCGCTCGAACCCAGCTACGTCCTGCGCGCGCTCGGCCGCAACGACGAACTGGCACATTCATCACTGCGCATCACCTTCGGCCGTATGACCACCGAAGAAGAAGTGCAATTTGCCGCAGAACTGATTAAATCCAAAATCGGCAAACTGCGCGAACTGTCGCCGCTGTGGGAAATGTTCAAAGACGGAATTGATTTGAACTCGATTGAATGGGCGGCGCATTAA